One genomic segment of Candidatus Berkiella aquae includes these proteins:
- a CDS encoding HipA domain-containing protein, whose amino-acid sequence MSSYCPITYEPLLTNERYSKRGLKLLSPKLTSLENLPFSASELQNEALARADKMSIQGVQPKLSAILDSNHNTFQVVDNGGLYILKPQSALYEQAPENEDLSMRMAKRLGIEVPLHGLVYSKDESFTYFIKRFDRKSRKQKIALEDFAQLSGHDRETKYRYSMEKLVNIIDQYTTFPAIQKAELFLRVLFNYIIGNEDMHLKNYALITRENMTTLAPAYDFINSTIALKNPKEEIALTLNGRKNNLRRKDFIDYYAVQLLKLPPVIIDEKLEMIEQAIDGWYELIARSFLKQSLKERYSNLMQERLKTLFS is encoded by the coding sequence ATGAGTTCCTATTGTCCTATTACCTATGAACCGCTTTTAACCAATGAACGTTATTCAAAGCGTGGTTTAAAATTGCTTTCTCCTAAATTAACATCCTTGGAAAATTTACCGTTCTCTGCCAGCGAACTGCAAAATGAAGCATTAGCTAGGGCGGATAAAATGTCGATTCAAGGGGTACAACCTAAATTAAGTGCCATTTTAGATTCAAACCATAATACCTTCCAAGTCGTTGATAATGGGGGGCTTTATATTCTAAAACCGCAAAGCGCATTATACGAGCAAGCACCTGAAAATGAAGATCTTTCCATGAGGATGGCAAAGCGATTGGGTATTGAAGTGCCATTACATGGTTTGGTGTATTCTAAAGATGAAAGTTTTACCTATTTTATTAAACGCTTTGATCGCAAAAGCCGCAAACAAAAGATTGCCTTAGAGGATTTTGCTCAACTTTCTGGGCATGATAGAGAAACCAAGTATCGTTATTCGATGGAAAAATTGGTTAATATCATCGACCAATACACGACCTTTCCTGCCATTCAAAAAGCAGAATTGTTTTTAAGAGTATTGTTTAACTATATTATTGGCAATGAAGATATGCATCTTAAAAATTATGCCTTAATTACTCGTGAAAACATGACGACGTTAGCGCCAGCGTATGACTTTATTAACTCGACCATTGCCCTTAAAAATCCTAAAGAAGAAATAGCTTTGACTTTAAATGGAAGGAAAAACAATTTACGGCGTAAAGATTTTATCGATTATTACGCGGTTCAGCTTTTAAAACTCCCCCCCGTCATTATTGATGAAAAACTTGAAATGATTGAACAAGCAATCGACGGGTGGTATGAGCTAATAGCCAGAAGCTTTTTAAAGCAGTCGCTAAAAGAGAGATATTCGAATTTGATGCAAGAAAGGCTGAAAACATTGTTTTCTTAA
- a CDS encoding site-specific integrase produces the protein MVPNKTDITLKNDVFLDKIALDNVYIKAATSDNTRKAYQQDIRHFMANGGLLPSNTGNLLQYLQNQAGALKSETLQRRLTAIKHWHIYQGFADPTLHPMIRKTLRGIARIHGKPVEKAAALSIHDLKTVASFLHNRKSLRDHRDIALILIGFFGAFRRSELAKLQWEQIQFLEEGMTILIPRSKTDQTGEGQICAIPYVKGDICPVNALQHWQQAVGLSSGPVFRAINKHQQIQQDCLTPLSINHILKRVAREANLPDPDRYSAHSLRRGFATMASKKGVSLTAIMHHGRWRHEGTVYGYIEEGQRFTDNPINKLLAE, from the coding sequence ATGGTGCCCAATAAAACAGATATAACATTAAAAAATGACGTTTTCTTAGATAAGATTGCATTGGACAATGTTTATATCAAAGCGGCAACCAGCGACAATACGCGAAAAGCTTATCAGCAAGATATCCGCCATTTTATGGCGAATGGAGGGTTGCTTCCGTCCAATACTGGCAACCTGCTGCAGTATTTGCAAAATCAAGCAGGTGCTTTGAAATCTGAAACCTTACAACGAAGATTAACGGCCATTAAACATTGGCATATTTATCAAGGTTTTGCCGATCCCACCTTGCACCCCATGATCCGCAAAACACTAAGAGGTATTGCTCGAATTCATGGCAAACCCGTTGAAAAAGCAGCGGCTTTATCTATTCATGATCTTAAAACGGTGGCGTCATTCTTACATAATAGAAAAAGCTTACGTGATCATCGCGATATTGCTTTAATTCTTATTGGGTTCTTTGGCGCATTTCGTCGCAGTGAACTAGCAAAGCTTCAATGGGAACAAATTCAATTTTTAGAGGAGGGGATGACCATCCTCATCCCACGTTCTAAAACCGATCAAACAGGCGAAGGCCAAATTTGTGCGATTCCCTATGTTAAAGGTGACATTTGTCCGGTTAATGCATTGCAGCATTGGCAGCAAGCAGTGGGCTTATCAAGTGGGCCTGTATTTCGTGCTATCAATAAACACCAACAAATACAGCAAGACTGTTTAACGCCCTTAAGCATTAATCATATTCTGAAAAGAGTCGCGCGCGAAGCTAATTTGCCCGATCCCGACCGCTATAGTGCCCATAGTTTACGTCGCGGTTTTGCCACCATGGCGAGCAAAAAAGGCGTTTCATTAACGGCGATTATGCATCACGGACGTTGGCGCCACGAAGGGACGGTCTATGGCTACATTGAAGAAGGCCAACGCTTTACTGATAATCCGATAAATAAACTACTTGCAGAGTAA
- a CDS encoding putative glycoside hydrolase produces MRRQTTIIACFLVAMFSLVGSTVASATVKGIYINQGTLENTAKLNELIQQSKAVGINTFVVDLQKVTRNYQKNINLIKQNGIRYVVRIVVFPDGGRAQQIKSKEYWQNRAKLIDTAVSMGADEIQLDYIRYSSKQSPSAQNAKDVKEVIKFFKQRADSHKVPLQIDIFGEVSFKESPRIGQNIELFADTIDGACPMVYPSHYHPYQTHSKQPYETVYKSLKALKSKFDNNSTPFKLIPYVEASNYHYRMSSAQKSRYVLAQIKAAEDAKADGWYVWSPTNAYGSLFDALKGRGNSTTASTVPAKAKEKATIVN; encoded by the coding sequence ATGCGTAGACAGACAACAATAATCGCTTGCTTTCTGGTAGCCATGTTTAGCTTGGTTGGCTCAACCGTCGCTAGCGCGACAGTGAAAGGAATTTATATTAATCAAGGTACGCTAGAAAACACTGCGAAGCTTAATGAGCTGATCCAGCAGTCTAAAGCCGTTGGCATTAATACCTTTGTGGTCGATTTGCAGAAAGTAACACGCAACTATCAAAAAAATATTAACCTCATAAAACAAAATGGCATTCGTTATGTTGTCAGAATTGTTGTTTTTCCAGATGGTGGCCGTGCGCAGCAAATAAAATCTAAAGAGTACTGGCAAAATAGAGCCAAACTCATTGATACCGCGGTGAGTATGGGCGCTGATGAGATTCAATTGGATTATATCCGCTACTCCAGCAAGCAATCACCTTCTGCACAAAATGCCAAAGATGTGAAAGAAGTGATTAAATTCTTTAAACAAAGAGCAGATTCACACAAAGTACCGTTGCAAATCGATATTTTTGGTGAGGTAAGCTTTAAAGAATCACCTCGTATTGGTCAAAATATTGAATTATTTGCGGATACGATTGATGGTGCTTGCCCAATGGTTTATCCATCACACTATCACCCTTATCAAACACACTCTAAACAACCTTATGAGACCGTTTACAAGTCTTTGAAGGCGTTAAAGAGCAAGTTTGACAATAATTCAACACCTTTTAAGCTGATCCCTTATGTTGAAGCTTCAAATTATCACTATCGCATGTCTTCTGCGCAAAAATCACGCTATGTGTTAGCGCAAATCAAAGCAGCTGAAGATGCAAAAGCAGATGGTTGGTATGTCTGGAGCCCAACGAATGCATATGGTAGTTTATTCGATGCATTGAAAGGCCGAGGCAACAGTACAACCGCGTCAACGGTTCCAGCCAAAGCCAAAGAAAAAGCAACGATTGTTAATTAA
- a CDS encoding HipA N-terminal domain-containing protein, with protein sequence MMREARVFNYGHYAGKLIEIEQNQYQFVYDDQYNGPPVSLTMPVAKKEFSYSQFPPFFDGLLPEGMLLEALLKSAKIDRKDYFLQLITVGKDLVGSVTVEGSV encoded by the coding sequence ATGATGCGTGAAGCACGTGTGTTTAATTATGGACACTATGCCGGCAAATTAATTGAAATCGAGCAGAATCAGTACCAGTTTGTTTATGATGATCAATATAATGGCCCGCCGGTTTCACTGACAATGCCTGTTGCTAAAAAAGAGTTTAGTTACTCGCAATTTCCGCCTTTTTTTGATGGGCTATTACCGGAAGGCATGTTATTAGAAGCGCTATTAAAAAGTGCGAAAATCGATAGAAAAGATTATTTCTTGCAATTGATTACCGTTGGTAAGGATTTAGTAGGCTCTGTGACGGTGGAGGGGAGTGTATGA
- a CDS encoding type II toxin-antitoxin system Y4mF family antitoxin, whose product METSFFTHLASIIRQHRKQAGLSQQTLAKYAGVGKTVIYDIEHAKETIQLNTLLKVLSVLNIQIEFISPLIAKGSYDA is encoded by the coding sequence ATGGAAACAAGCTTCTTTACCCATTTAGCCAGTATCATACGCCAACACCGAAAACAAGCAGGCTTAAGCCAACAAACCTTAGCGAAATATGCTGGAGTGGGTAAAACGGTTATTTACGATATTGAACATGCTAAAGAAACCATACAATTAAATACCTTACTCAAAGTATTATCCGTATTAAATATTCAAATTGAATTTATTAGTCCTTTAATAGCAAAAGGATCTTATGATGCGTGA
- a CDS encoding protein kinase domain-containing protein yields the protein MMTGPDSNSKKRKLTSENSDSIKRQRTSKSSFISKRACVQSNLLNVTQNDWHKANHFFKTHRNETKMSKKNRSLGHSFIRFDNEIIALANKAMEGTLGEGAFGVVVAGQCQTGENCAIKIEGGTKRRPNTQEIQVMRKLQYYLAETSRTLPTIKNFKGNDISSKRYTALSLRKGKELSQVISQLNYKQKLITAIKACEALLEVHDKRVIHADIKANNMIADVKGNNIHVDTVDYDFSIILPKNKDYVTDGWKGTLDYMAPEIAAAIRLPVNAKFSFSSDIYALGQMFILDFKLPKQIFADMICLNPQERCTLDKIILKLINQLSALKNLEDEILQFIHKTKAKYDPNYKSPASTVNNSAYFLGFTHYLKETANAFCQKSLDIPTMAKNYILSYFPR from the coding sequence ATGATGACTGGACCCGATAGTAATTCAAAGAAGAGAAAGCTGACCTCAGAAAATAGTGACAGTATAAAACGACAGAGAACTTCCAAGTCTTCCTTTATTTCAAAAAGGGCTTGCGTACAATCGAATTTACTCAATGTGACACAAAATGACTGGCATAAGGCAAATCATTTTTTTAAAACTCACCGTAATGAAACTAAAATGTCGAAAAAAAATCGAAGCCTAGGGCATTCCTTTATTCGATTTGATAATGAAATCATTGCTTTAGCGAATAAAGCAATGGAGGGTACTTTAGGCGAAGGCGCATTTGGTGTTGTTGTCGCAGGGCAGTGTCAGACAGGAGAAAATTGCGCGATTAAAATTGAAGGAGGCACCAAAAGAAGGCCGAATACTCAAGAAATTCAAGTAATGAGAAAGCTACAATATTATTTAGCTGAAACCTCAAGAACTTTACCTACGATTAAGAATTTCAAAGGAAATGACATTTCATCTAAACGCTATACTGCCCTAAGCTTACGAAAAGGGAAAGAACTTTCACAAGTTATTTCACAGTTGAATTACAAACAAAAATTAATAACAGCAATTAAAGCCTGTGAGGCACTCTTAGAGGTTCATGATAAACGTGTTATCCATGCTGATATAAAAGCGAATAACATGATTGCTGATGTTAAAGGTAATAACATTCATGTCGATACCGTTGATTATGATTTTTCAATCATATTACCTAAAAATAAAGATTATGTTACCGATGGTTGGAAAGGAACATTAGATTATATGGCACCTGAAATTGCTGCCGCTATTCGGCTACCGGTTAATGCTAAATTTTCATTTAGCTCAGATATTTATGCGTTAGGTCAGATGTTTATTCTTGATTTTAAGTTACCAAAGCAAATATTTGCCGATATGATATGTCTTAACCCGCAAGAACGCTGTACTTTAGATAAAATTATTTTAAAACTCATTAATCAATTATCTGCGTTAAAGAATTTAGAAGATGAAATTTTACAATTTATCCATAAAACAAAAGCAAAGTATGATCCTAATTACAAATCACCAGCTTCCACCGTGAATAATAGTGCTTACTTTCTTGGTTTTACACATTATCTCAAAGAAACGGCTAATGCATTTTGTCAAAAAAGTTTAGATATTCCAACAATGGCTAAAAACTACATTTTATCTTATTTTCCCAGATAA